The following proteins are encoded in a genomic region of Neomicrococcus aestuarii:
- the ileS gene encoding isoleucine--tRNA ligase, producing the protein MSFYPKATTDPHRGTASSPRFPEIEERILKYWDEDGTFQASIDQRAAGENEFVFYDGPPFANGLPHYGHLLTGYVKDLVARYQTQQGRRVERRFGWDTHGLPAELEAMKQLGMTDKNEILAMGIDKFNDACRASVLKYTDEWREYVTRQARWVDFDNDYKTLNVGYMESVLWAFKNLSDQGLTYKGFRVLPYCWKDETPLSNHELRMDDDVYKNRQDPTVTVAFELAGEKADALGLGGTYALAWTTTPWTLPTNQALAVGPQVTYVTVPAGPHGAGVGENFAPKAFLLAKDLLGAHAKDLGYDDAAAATAAVTREFQGTELEDVTYTPLFDYFTDDETYGTGTAWRILVADYVTTTDGTGIVHQAPAYGEDDQAICEAAGIPVVLSVDEGAKFLPLFAKPSPSGSTELAEIAGVQVFEANRTIIRVLKEKGVLARQATYEHSYPHCWRCRTPLIYRAISSWYVSVTKFKEQMLELNEEINWIPGNVKHGQFGKWLENARDWSISRNRFWGSPIPVWESDNPEYPRTEVYGSLSEIEEAFGRLPLNHEGQVDLHRPFIDELVRPNPDDPTGQSMMRRVEDVLDVWFDSGSMPYAQVHYPMENREWFDTHNPADFIVEYIGQTRGWFYTLHILATALFKRPAFKNVISHGIVLGSDGQKMSKSLRNYPNVNEVLDRDGSDAMRWFLMNSPILRGGNLIVTEEGIREGVRQVLLPLWNVWHFFSLYTNAANNGAGYEAKLRYTSSDPLDSYMLSATGNLVREVKENMDAYDVSGATETVRSYMETLTNWYVRRSRERFFNEDEQAFDVLYTCLETVCRVAAPLLPLVTEEIWRGLTGERSVHLTDYPNAEDFPHDVDLVETMELTRTICSTGSSLRKASKLRVRLPLQSLTAAVAEPARLSETFASIIADELNVREVSFVDAATTSSADYGLSQQLTVNARAAGPRLGKNVQQAIKGAKSGDWSVNDAGVVTAGGLELLESEYTLESVAAEGAGAVSVLPGGGFVVLDTEVTAELEAEGIARDVVRLIQSARKEADFAVSDRIRTVLTGPANEIGAVRANEELVKGETLTLELELVVEDSLEKIEANVQKLGSGQGSAAAAPTEDAAPAAVAESGDNA; encoded by the coding sequence ATGAGCTTTTACCCCAAGGCCACCACAGATCCCCACCGCGGGACGGCTTCGTCTCCGCGCTTCCCCGAAATCGAAGAACGCATCCTGAAGTATTGGGATGAGGACGGAACGTTCCAAGCCAGCATCGATCAGCGCGCCGCCGGTGAGAACGAGTTCGTGTTCTATGACGGCCCTCCCTTCGCGAACGGCCTCCCGCACTACGGTCACTTGCTGACCGGCTACGTGAAGGACCTTGTGGCGCGTTACCAGACGCAGCAGGGCCGCCGCGTTGAGCGCCGCTTCGGTTGGGACACGCACGGTTTGCCGGCTGAGCTGGAAGCCATGAAGCAGCTGGGCATGACGGATAAGAACGAAATCCTTGCCATGGGCATCGACAAGTTCAACGACGCGTGCCGCGCTTCCGTCCTGAAGTACACCGACGAGTGGCGCGAGTACGTGACCCGCCAGGCACGCTGGGTGGACTTCGACAACGACTACAAGACCCTCAACGTGGGCTACATGGAATCCGTGCTGTGGGCGTTCAAGAACCTCAGCGATCAGGGCCTGACCTACAAGGGTTTCCGCGTTCTTCCATACTGCTGGAAAGACGAAACGCCGCTGTCAAACCATGAATTGCGCATGGATGATGACGTCTACAAGAACCGCCAGGACCCCACGGTCACGGTGGCTTTCGAGCTGGCGGGGGAGAAGGCTGACGCGCTGGGCCTCGGCGGAACCTACGCGCTCGCATGGACCACGACGCCGTGGACCCTTCCTACCAACCAGGCTCTAGCGGTTGGTCCTCAGGTCACCTACGTGACCGTTCCGGCTGGCCCGCACGGCGCTGGCGTTGGCGAGAACTTCGCACCGAAAGCATTCTTGCTTGCGAAGGATTTGCTGGGTGCGCACGCGAAGGATCTTGGGTACGACGACGCAGCTGCCGCAACGGCCGCTGTCACTCGCGAGTTCCAGGGCACCGAACTTGAAGACGTGACCTACACGCCGCTGTTCGATTACTTCACGGACGATGAGACCTACGGCACCGGAACCGCATGGCGCATCCTTGTGGCTGACTACGTCACCACCACGGACGGTACCGGCATTGTTCACCAGGCTCCTGCCTACGGTGAAGATGACCAAGCTATCTGTGAAGCTGCCGGAATCCCTGTGGTGCTGTCCGTAGATGAAGGCGCGAAGTTCCTTCCGCTCTTCGCCAAGCCAAGCCCATCAGGCTCCACCGAGCTCGCTGAGATCGCTGGCGTGCAGGTGTTCGAGGCGAACAGGACCATCATCCGTGTCCTCAAGGAAAAGGGCGTGCTGGCTCGCCAAGCAACCTACGAGCACTCCTACCCACACTGCTGGCGCTGCCGCACGCCGCTCATATACCGCGCGATCTCCTCGTGGTATGTCTCCGTCACGAAGTTCAAGGAGCAGATGCTTGAACTGAATGAAGAGATCAACTGGATCCCGGGCAACGTCAAGCACGGCCAGTTCGGCAAGTGGCTCGAGAACGCTCGTGACTGGTCCATCTCCCGCAACCGCTTCTGGGGTTCGCCCATCCCTGTGTGGGAATCTGACAATCCTGAATACCCACGCACCGAGGTCTATGGCTCTTTGTCCGAGATCGAAGAGGCGTTTGGTCGTTTGCCGTTGAACCACGAGGGTCAAGTTGACCTGCACCGTCCGTTCATCGACGAACTGGTGCGCCCTAACCCGGACGATCCCACGGGACAGTCCATGATGCGCCGCGTCGAGGACGTCCTGGACGTGTGGTTCGACTCCGGTTCCATGCCGTACGCGCAGGTTCACTACCCTATGGAGAACCGCGAGTGGTTTGATACCCACAACCCGGCTGACTTCATCGTGGAGTACATCGGCCAGACGCGCGGCTGGTTCTACACGCTGCACATCTTGGCTACCGCACTGTTCAAGCGCCCCGCGTTCAAGAACGTCATCAGCCACGGCATTGTGTTGGGATCCGATGGACAGAAGATGTCCAAGTCCTTGCGCAACTACCCGAACGTGAACGAAGTGCTGGACCGTGACGGTTCAGACGCGATGCGCTGGTTCCTCATGAACTCTCCGATCCTTCGCGGTGGCAACCTGATTGTCACCGAGGAAGGCATCCGCGAAGGCGTGCGTCAGGTGCTCTTGCCGCTGTGGAACGTATGGCACTTCTTCAGCCTCTACACGAACGCCGCGAACAACGGCGCTGGCTACGAAGCCAAGCTGCGCTACACCTCGAGCGATCCACTGGATTCCTACATGCTCTCCGCCACCGGAAACTTGGTGCGCGAGGTCAAGGAAAATATGGACGCCTACGACGTCTCCGGTGCCACCGAGACCGTGCGCTCATACATGGAAACGCTCACCAACTGGTACGTGCGCCGTTCCCGCGAACGCTTCTTCAACGAAGACGAACAAGCGTTTGACGTGCTCTACACGTGCTTGGAAACGGTCTGCCGTGTGGCAGCGCCGTTGCTTCCACTCGTGACGGAAGAGATCTGGCGCGGATTGACGGGCGAGCGTTCCGTGCATTTGACGGACTACCCGAACGCCGAGGACTTCCCACACGATGTGGACTTGGTGGAGACCATGGAGCTCACCCGCACCATCTGCTCCACGGGTTCCTCGTTGCGCAAGGCCTCGAAGCTTCGCGTGCGCTTGCCGTTGCAGTCTTTGACGGCGGCCGTTGCCGAGCCTGCACGATTGAGCGAAACCTTCGCCTCGATCATCGCGGATGAGCTGAACGTGCGTGAGGTGTCCTTCGTGGATGCCGCTACCACCAGCTCCGCCGATTACGGGCTTTCTCAGCAGCTGACCGTGAACGCTCGCGCGGCCGGACCGCGCTTGGGCAAGAACGTTCAGCAAGCTATCAAGGGCGCCAAGTCCGGTGACTGGAGCGTCAATGACGCTGGAGTTGTCACGGCAGGCGGCTTGGAGCTACTCGAGTCCGAATACACGCTGGAGTCCGTAGCCGCCGAAGGCGCCGGAGCAGTGTCCGTTCTTCCGGGCGGCGGATTCGTGGTCCTCGATACCGAGGTCACCGCGGAACTCGAAGCCGAAGGCATCGCCCGTGACGTGGTTCGTTTGATCCAGAGCGCTCGTAAGGAAGCTGACTTCGCGGTCAGCGACCGCATCCGCACGGTGCTGACCGGCCCGGCGAATGAGATTGGCGCCGTCCGTGCCAACGAAGAACTCGTCAAGGGTGAAACGTTGACCCTGGAGCTGGAACTTGTGGTGGAAGACTCGCTCGAGAAGATCGAAGCGAACGTTCAGAAGCTTGGCTCCGGCCAGGGCTCAGCTGCTGCAGCACCAACAGAGGACGCTGCACCAGCAGCTGTCGCCGAATCAGGAGACAACGCGTGA
- a CDS encoding SDR family oxidoreductase, whose product MSQNTNSEIENTPTQRAAVVTGASSGIGAATVAALADKGWKVFAFARREDKLTSVAEAAGAVAVVGDVTVQEDIDRLLKTVTEQGGVDTVINIAGGALGVDTIGNAKDEDWERMYAINVLGTMKVTRAFLPMLREQGEGTVLNMTSMAALVSYEGGGGYNAAKSAERAMTHALRLEEAENNVRVIEVLPGMVYTEEFSLVRLGSKEAAENVYQGVEKPLLAEDIADIVSYAVNAPHHVNLDEIVVRPVAQAAVHKVIRKN is encoded by the coding sequence ATGAGCCAGAACACGAATTCCGAAATCGAAAACACCCCCACCCAGCGCGCCGCCGTCGTCACCGGCGCGAGCTCCGGAATCGGCGCAGCCACCGTTGCCGCGCTGGCAGACAAGGGATGGAAGGTCTTTGCTTTCGCTCGTCGTGAAGACAAGCTCACCAGCGTGGCCGAAGCCGCCGGCGCAGTTGCCGTCGTGGGTGACGTGACGGTTCAGGAAGACATCGATCGCCTCCTGAAGACCGTGACGGAGCAAGGCGGCGTGGACACCGTCATCAACATCGCCGGTGGCGCCCTAGGCGTCGATACCATCGGCAACGCCAAGGACGAAGATTGGGAGCGCATGTACGCCATCAACGTCCTGGGCACCATGAAGGTCACCCGTGCGTTTTTGCCCATGCTGAGAGAACAAGGCGAAGGCACCGTCCTGAACATGACCAGCATGGCGGCCCTTGTGTCCTACGAAGGCGGTGGCGGCTACAACGCAGCGAAGTCCGCAGAGCGCGCCATGACCCACGCACTCCGCCTCGAAGAAGCGGAGAACAACGTCCGCGTGATCGAAGTTCTGCCGGGCATGGTGTACACGGAAGAGTTCTCGCTGGTGCGGTTGGGCTCGAAGGAAGCCGCCGAGAATGTGTACCAAGGAGTGGAGAAGCCGCTGCTCGCCGAGGACATCGCGGACATCGTCTCCTACGCCGTGAATGCGCCACACCACGTGAACTTGGATGAGATCGTAGTTCGCCCCGTAGCTCAAGCGGCGGTGCATAAGGTGATCCGCAAGAACTAG
- the valS gene encoding valine--tRNA ligase — MSSDISGTDTPNSVSVPDKPALEGLEEALTARWRSEGIYKFDQNTTREQVFSIDTPPPTASGSLHVGHIFSYTQTDVLARYQRMNGKNVFYPMGWDDNGLPTERRVQNFYGVRCEPSKPYDPTYEPPAQPAKNQRDWDVISRQNFIELCERLSAEDEKVFEHLFTTLGLSVDWDITYRTIDDHSRATSQRAFLRDFQAGNAYLSEAPTLWDVTFRTAVAQAELEDREVAGAYYRYAFTAEDGEKVFIETTRPELLAACAALVANPDDDRYKHLFGKTVTSPLFEVPVTVYPHPLAKADKGSGIAMVCTFGDLTDVTWWRELQLPTRAIIGRDGRVSADTPEWITTEAGREAYANVAGKTAFSAKEAVVSMLTERELLDGEPKKIMHAVNFYEKGDKPLEVVTSRQWYIRNGGLDEARRNTMISRGREIEFHPSFMRSRYENWVAGLNGDWLVSRQRFFGVPIPVWYALDEQGEPRYDAPIVPTEDMLPVDPAAQPAPGFDESQRGVPNGFMGDPDVLDTWATSSLTPQIVGKWGVDEDYFSKVFPFDMRPQGHDIIRTWLFATAVRADSLQNAAPWKHAAISGWILDPDRKKMSKSKGNVVVPNEILDEFGSDAVRYWAASAKLGADTAYEVAQMKIGRRLAIKLLNASKFALNLGATEANIITDDAAVVTNALDRSLLVRLAEVVEQSTRAFEQFDYARALDITESFFWSFTDDYVELIKDRAYGARGETEQASVLATLATTLDAVLRLLAPFQPFATEEVWGWWRAGSIHRASWPSAASFANAVSDADTHVLTDVALALGGLRKAKSEAKVKQRTEVTSATVNAPSEQIERIKLGLGDLLAAGNAKELAFAASESELSISDVVLAEQETPTA, encoded by the coding sequence ATGTCCTCTGATATCTCGGGCACAGACACGCCCAATTCCGTTTCCGTTCCAGACAAACCAGCTCTTGAAGGACTTGAGGAGGCCTTGACCGCCCGATGGCGTTCAGAGGGCATCTACAAGTTCGATCAGAACACCACGCGCGAGCAGGTGTTCTCCATTGACACTCCCCCGCCGACGGCCTCCGGCTCCCTGCACGTGGGACACATCTTCTCCTACACGCAGACGGACGTTCTTGCGCGCTACCAGCGCATGAACGGTAAGAACGTCTTCTACCCCATGGGTTGGGATGACAACGGCTTGCCTACCGAGCGCCGTGTCCAGAACTTCTACGGCGTGCGGTGCGAACCGTCCAAGCCGTACGATCCCACCTACGAACCCCCAGCTCAGCCCGCCAAGAACCAGCGCGATTGGGACGTCATCTCCCGCCAGAACTTCATTGAGCTGTGCGAGCGCTTGTCCGCCGAGGATGAGAAGGTCTTCGAGCACCTCTTCACCACGCTGGGCTTGTCCGTTGACTGGGACATCACCTACCGCACCATAGACGATCACTCCCGTGCCACCTCGCAGCGCGCCTTCTTGCGCGACTTCCAGGCCGGCAATGCCTACTTGTCCGAAGCCCCGACGCTGTGGGACGTCACGTTCCGCACCGCTGTTGCTCAGGCCGAGCTTGAGGACCGCGAAGTAGCTGGCGCGTACTACCGTTACGCTTTCACCGCCGAAGACGGCGAGAAGGTGTTCATTGAGACCACGCGTCCTGAGCTCTTGGCTGCTTGTGCAGCTCTTGTGGCCAACCCCGACGATGACCGCTACAAGCACCTCTTCGGCAAGACCGTCACCTCTCCCCTGTTTGAGGTTCCAGTCACCGTATACCCACACCCGTTGGCGAAGGCTGACAAGGGTTCCGGTATCGCCATGGTGTGTACCTTCGGTGACCTCACGGACGTGACCTGGTGGCGCGAGCTGCAGTTGCCTACCCGTGCGATCATCGGCCGCGACGGCCGCGTTTCCGCAGACACCCCAGAGTGGATCACCACCGAGGCCGGCCGCGAGGCGTACGCCAACGTTGCTGGAAAGACGGCCTTCTCTGCGAAGGAAGCCGTTGTCTCCATGCTCACCGAGCGTGAACTCTTGGACGGCGAACCAAAGAAGATCATGCACGCCGTGAACTTCTACGAAAAGGGCGACAAGCCCCTCGAAGTTGTCACGTCCCGTCAGTGGTACATCCGCAACGGTGGCCTCGACGAAGCTCGCCGCAACACCATGATTTCGCGCGGTCGCGAAATCGAGTTCCACCCGAGCTTCATGCGCTCCCGCTACGAGAACTGGGTTGCCGGCTTGAACGGTGACTGGCTAGTGTCCCGTCAGCGATTCTTCGGTGTGCCGATTCCGGTCTGGTACGCCCTCGATGAGCAGGGCGAGCCACGCTACGACGCCCCGATTGTTCCGACCGAGGACATGCTTCCGGTTGACCCTGCCGCTCAGCCTGCACCGGGATTCGATGAGTCCCAGCGCGGCGTCCCGAATGGCTTCATGGGTGACCCGGATGTTTTGGATACCTGGGCCACGTCCTCTTTGACTCCGCAGATTGTGGGCAAGTGGGGCGTTGACGAGGATTACTTCTCCAAGGTCTTCCCGTTTGACATGCGCCCTCAGGGCCACGACATCATCCGCACGTGGCTCTTCGCGACTGCCGTCCGTGCCGATTCTTTGCAGAACGCCGCACCGTGGAAGCACGCCGCTATCTCCGGCTGGATCCTTGATCCGGACCGCAAGAAGATGTCCAAGTCCAAGGGCAACGTGGTTGTCCCTAACGAGATCTTGGATGAGTTTGGCTCCGACGCCGTGCGCTACTGGGCAGCTTCTGCCAAGTTGGGTGCGGACACCGCGTACGAAGTCGCTCAGATGAAGATTGGTCGCCGCCTGGCCATCAAGCTTCTGAACGCTTCGAAGTTCGCTTTGAACTTGGGCGCTACCGAGGCAAACATCATCACGGATGACGCCGCAGTGGTCACCAACGCTTTGGACCGTTCGCTGTTGGTTCGCCTTGCTGAGGTGGTCGAGCAGAGCACGCGCGCGTTCGAGCAGTTCGACTACGCTCGTGCTCTCGATATCACTGAATCCTTCTTCTGGTCGTTCACTGATGACTACGTGGAACTCATCAAGGACCGTGCGTACGGTGCCCGCGGCGAGACCGAGCAGGCTAGCGTTCTGGCAACGCTCGCCACCACGCTTGACGCTGTCCTTCGCTTGTTGGCTCCGTTCCAGCCGTTTGCTACCGAAGAGGTCTGGGGTTGGTGGCGTGCAGGTTCCATCCACCGCGCTTCGTGGCCGTCGGCTGCTTCGTTCGCGAACGCCGTCTCTGACGCTGACACTCACGTGTTGACCGACGTCGCTTTGGCATTGGGTGGCCTGCGTAAGGCTAAGTCTGAGGCCAAGGTCAAGCAGCGCACCGAGGTCACCAGCGCTACCGTGAATGCACCGAGCGAACAGATCGAGCGCATCAAGTTGGGTCTGGGCGATCTCCTCGCAGCCGGCAACGCCAAGGAACTGGCCTTCGCCGCTTCGGAGAGCGAACTCAGCATCAGTGACGTTGTGCTTGCTGAGCAGGAAACGCCGACCGCCTAG
- a CDS encoding mycothiol-dependent nitroreductase Rv2466c family protein, whose protein sequence is MSETVSAEQSVVDFWFDPTCPYAWATSRWMLEVEKVRNVKTNWHVMSLAVLNEGRDELPEDYKNHLKTAWGPVRVIIKAAQEHGDEVIGKLYTAMGTLIHQDKVEDRDEVVRRALEIVGLPAELANVAHTDEVDEALRASHADGISRVGQDVGTPVVAFNGTAFFGPVITRVPKGEDAGEFFDAAVKLASFPHFFEIKRSRTESPVTEL, encoded by the coding sequence GTGTCTGAAACCGTTTCTGCAGAGCAATCAGTCGTCGATTTTTGGTTTGACCCCACCTGCCCCTACGCCTGGGCAACGTCCCGCTGGATGCTCGAAGTGGAAAAGGTCCGCAACGTTAAGACCAACTGGCACGTCATGAGCCTTGCAGTCCTCAACGAGGGCCGCGATGAGCTTCCCGAGGATTACAAGAACCACCTCAAGACTGCATGGGGACCGGTTCGCGTGATCATCAAGGCCGCTCAGGAGCACGGTGACGAAGTCATCGGAAAGCTCTACACCGCCATGGGCACCCTGATTCACCAGGACAAGGTGGAAGACCGTGACGAGGTTGTACGCCGTGCACTCGAGATCGTTGGACTCCCGGCAGAACTCGCTAACGTTGCCCACACCGACGAAGTTGATGAGGCTCTTCGTGCCAGCCACGCAGACGGCATCAGCCGCGTAGGTCAGGACGTCGGAACCCCAGTTGTTGCCTTCAACGGCACCGCCTTCTTCGGACCGGTTATTACCCGTGTTCCAAAGGGCGAGGACGCTGGAGAATTCTTCGACGCCGCCGTGAAGCTCGCATCCTTCCCACACTTCTTCGAGATCAAGCGTAGCCGCACCGAATCGCCTGTCACTGAGCTCTAA